A window from Fragaria vesca subsp. vesca linkage group LG5, FraVesHawaii_1.0, whole genome shotgun sequence encodes these proteins:
- the LOC101311094 gene encoding phosphoribulokinase, chloroplastic-like: MAICAVHTSTQFNPTCSSISTPSKSHLGFCQRQQVVFYTKRTSKRSSTPYVGLIACAAGGQETVVIGLAADSGCGKSTFMRRLTSVFGGAAEPPKGGNPDSNTLISDTTTVICLDDYHSLDRTGRKEKGVTALDPRANDFDLMYEQVKAIKDGKAVEKPIYNHVSGLLDPPELIKPPKILVIEGLHPMYDQRVRDLLDFSIYLDISNEVKFAWKIQRDMAERGHSLESIKASIEARKPDFDAYIDPQKQYADAVIEVLPTQLIPGDNEGKVLRVRLIMKEGVKFFNPVYLFDEGSTISWIPCGRKLTCSYPGIKFTYGPDTYYGQEVSVLEMDGQFDRLDELIYVESHLSNISTKFYGEVTQQMLKHSDFPGSSNGTGLFQTIVGLKIRDLYEQLIASKAKSPVEAKA; this comes from the exons ATGGCCATTTGTGCAGTTCACACAAGCACCCAGTTCAACCCAACATGCTCATCAATCTCCACCCCTTCTAAATCCCACTTGGGATTCTGCCAAAGACAACAAGTAGTGTTCTACACCAAGAGGACTAGCAAGAGATCATCCACACCATACGTTGGCCTCATAGCTTGCGCTGCAGGCGGCCAGGAGACGGTGGTGATTGGCCTCGCTGCCGACTCCGGTTGCGGGAAGAGCACATTCATGAGGAGGTTGACAAGTGTGTTTGGAGGAGCAGCAGAGCCACCAAAGGGAGGCAACCCCGACTCCAACACTTTGATAAGTGACACCACCACTGTGATATGCTTGGATGATTACCACTCACTTGACAGGACTGGAAGGAAGGAGAAGGGAGTCACTGCTCTTGACCCAAGAGCCAACGACTTCGACCTCATGTATGAGCAAGTCAAGGCCATCAAGGATGGCAAGGCTGTTGAGAAACCTATTTACAACCATGTTAGTGGACTGTTAGACCCCCCGGAGCTCATCAAGCCCCCCAAGATCCTTGTCATTGAAGGCTTGCACCCAAT GTACGATCAGCGAGTCAGGGACCTCTTGGACTTCAGTATCTACTTGGACATCAGCAATGAGGTTAAGTTTGCATGGAAAATCCAG AGGGACATGGCCGAGCGTGGACACAGTCTTGAGAGCATCAAAGCCAGTATCGAAGCCCGAAAACCCGATTTCGATGCTTACATTG ATCCACAAAAGCAGTATGCTGATGCAGTTATCGAAGTGTTGCCAACCCAACTCATTCCAGGAGATAATGAGGGCAAGGTTTTGAGGGTGAGGTTGATAATGAAGGAGGGAGTCAAGTTCTTCAACCCAGTCTACTTGTTTGATGAGGGCTCTACCATTTCATGGATACCTTGCGGAAGGAAGCTTACCTGCTCTTACCCTGGAATCAAATTCACCTATGGTCCAGACACTTATTATGGCCAAGAG GTGTCAGTGTTGGAGATGGATGGACAATTTGACAGATTAGATGAGCTGATCTATGTCGAAAGCCATCTAAGCAACATCTCCACCAAGTTCTACGGAGAAGTCACCCAACAAATGTTGAAGCATTCCGACTTCCCAGGTAGCAGCAACGGGACCGGTCTCTTCCAAACCATCGTCGGGTTGAAGATCAGAGACCTCTATGAGCAGCTCATTGCAAGCAAGGCCAAAAGTCCGGTAGAAGCAAAAGCTTAA
- the LOC101313127 gene encoding ubiquitin fusion degradation protein 1 homolog: MPASALDVLSSLQIDYPMSFEFRPYYFDDAKNNESERFRVSHCGVWEFTAEEGFVYMPNWMMENMHLKEGELVLLQNKTLPKGTHVKLQPHTMDFLDIPDPKAMLEAALGKFSCLTTGDTIVLPYGNKKFYMDVIETKPSDAIGIIDTDCEVDFAPPLDYKEPEKPVAASIPLNKEAASQVEEPKFSAFKGTGRRLDGKPQQYEPALDSSSFVAANGNAQPCSRATSRRAQGKLVFSTDATPTAPKVASKEVKQQQPLQEKEEPKFLAFTGKTYSLT, from the coding sequence ATGCCTGCCTCAGCCCTTGACGTCCTTTCGTCTCTACAGATTGATTATCCGATGTCGTTCGAGTTCCGGCCATATTATTTTGATGATGCCAAGAACAATGAGAGTGAGAGATTTCGTGTCTCTCATTGTGGGGTTTGGGAGTTCACTGCAGAAGAAGGCTTTGTCTACATGCCTAACTGGATGATGGAGAACATGCACTTGAAAGAGGGGGAACTTGTGTTGCTGCAAAACAAGACTCTTCCGAAAGGCACCCATGTTAAGCTGCAGCCTCATACAATGGACTTCTTGGACATCCCTGACCCGAAAGCTATGTTGGAGGCGGCACTCGGCAAGTTTTCATGTTTGACAACTGGGGATACTATTGTGCTGCCTTATGGGAACAAGAAGTTTTATATGGATGTCATTGAAACAAAGCCTTCTGATGCAATAGGCATTATCGACACAGACTGTGAGGTTGACTTTGCACCTCCTCTTGACTATAAGGAACCTGAGAAGCCTGTAGCTGCATCAATTCCTCTGAACAAGGAAGCAGCTAGCCAAGTTGAGGAACCTAAGTTTAGCGCTTTTAAGGGAACTGGGAGGCGTTTGGATGGCAAGCCTCAGCAGTATGAACCAGCATTAGATTCTTCCTCATTCGTTGCAGCGAATGGTAATGCACAACCTTGTTCACGAGCTACAAGTCGCAGGGCTCAGGGGAAGCTTGTTTTTAGCACAGATGCCACCCCTACTGCTCCAAAGGTAGCATCCAAAGAGGTCAAACAACAGCAGCCGCTTCAAGAAAAAGAAGAGCCAAAGTTCCTAGCTTTTACCGGGAAAACGTACTCCCTAACTTGA